One stretch of Arachis duranensis cultivar V14167 chromosome 1, aradu.V14167.gnm2.J7QH, whole genome shotgun sequence DNA includes these proteins:
- the LOC107480682 gene encoding uncharacterized protein LOC107480682: MVNKFLARFYPPQRVNRLRTDVQTFSQQDGKILYEAWERYKDLTRRCPPDMFNQWVQLHIFYEGLSYESKKALDHSSRGSLNKKKTIEEAIDVIETMANNEYFYVSDRSNNRRVIELNHMNTILAQNKMITKQLADLTKQMEKNQPAAIHTHPSAQAELNTKEEVTGNKPITLGILQDKPMSHTQKLTIPVERTTQTLGGETNKTKAKIIDFTTPTNSTTPLTNMPTNDHIKPHKTILPNHQTKPKITSLNIPFPIHHLRIGYPGLKSCLKSFTRRFRIIEHSRMNFPSDTEKNPRGEMKKVRWEECKAITIASEEDMEEEISRPSEHTQGVSKEKMEEAAQMTSPEQRKEPKEKEVFKPYVPQAPFPQRLRGGEKEKIYTRFLDVFKSLHVNIPFLETSKRLAKCNHYKH, encoded by the exons ATGGTAAACAAATTCttggcaagattttaccctcctcaaagagTCAACAGATTGAGGACTGATGTACAAACATTTAGCCAACAAGATGGTAAAATCctctatgaagcatgggaaagatacaaggaTCTAACAAGGAGGTGCCCACCTGACATGTTTAATCAGTGGGTACAGctacacatcttctatgaaggcctgtcatatgagtcaaagaaggcctTAGATCATTCCTCTAGAGGCtctctcaacaagaagaagaccatagAGGAAGCCATTGATGTCATTGAAACAATGGCTAATAATGAATATTTCTATGTCTCTGACAGAAGTAACAACAGAAGAGTGATAGAGCTGAACCACATGAATACAATTCTGGcccaaaataagatgatcactaAGCAATTAGCTGATCTCACCAAACAGATGGAGAAGAACCAACCTGCAGCTATCCACACCCATCCATCAGCCCAAGCAGAGTTGAATACAAAGGAAGAagtgactgggaacaagccaatTACATTGGGAATTCTTCAAGATAAGCCTATGAGCCATACACAAAAACTTACGATCCCGGTTgaaagaaccacccaaactttgggtggggaaaccaacaaAACCAAAGCCAAGATCATAGACTTCACAACTCCAACCAATTCAACAACTCCACTCACCAACATGCCAACCAATGACCATATCAAGCCACACAAAACAATTCTTCCCAACCACCAAACCAAACCTAAAATAACTAGCCTCAACATCCCATTTCCAATCCACCATCTGAGGATAGGCTATCCAGGATTGAAATCATGCTTGAAATCCTTTACAAGGAGGTTCAGGATAATAGAACATTCAAGGATGAA cttcccaagtgacactgagaagaatccaagaggagaaatGAAAAaggtgagatgggaagaatgcaaggcaatTACCATTGCAAGTGAGGAGGATATGGAGGAAGAAATTAGCAGGCCATCAGAGCATACCCAAGGAGTTTCAAAGGAGAAGATGGAAGAGGCAGCACAAATGACTAGTCCTGAACAAAGGAAGGAACcaaaagagaaagaagtctTTAAACCTTATGTGCCACAAGCACCATTCCCTCAGAGACTCAGGGGTGGTGAGAAGGAGAAAATATACACAAGATTCCTAGATGTATTCAAGTCTCTTCATGTCAACATTCCCTTCCTTGAGACTTCAAAACGTTTAGCAAAATGCAACCATTATAAACATTAA